From a region of the Sander lucioperca isolate FBNREF2018 chromosome 8, SLUC_FBN_1.2, whole genome shotgun sequence genome:
- the LOC116046676 gene encoding olfactory receptor 6N2-like — protein sequence MDNELNVTYITFDGHVELHKYRYLYFVIMFTAYILIICSNSTIVGIIVINKALHEPMYIFIAALLINSVLFSTAIYPKLLIDFLSEKQIISYSACLFQWFIYYTLASSEFFLLSVMSYDRYVSICKPLQYPTIMRKTTVKMYLILAWILSACQFSVGPLLIANEKLCYFVLKGIICNSTIQKLHCVTSTVLNIYGLILFVGSVHLPVLFILFTYTRIFIIIYRSSREVRRKAAQTCLPHLLVLINFSCLSAYDVLLARLETNVSKTVRLIMSLQMILYHPLFNPIIYGLKMKEIYKHLKRFFRQDKLN from the coding sequence ATGGATAATGAATTAAATGTAACATATATAACTTTTGATGGGCATGTGGAACTGCACAAATACAGATATCTTTATTTTGTGATCATGTTTACAgcatatattctaataatttGCAGTAATTCCACTATTGTGGGCATCATAGTGATTAACAAAGCCCTCCATGAAcctatgtacattttcattgcagCTTTGTTAATCAACTCTGTTCTTTTCAGCACTGCTATCTATCCAAAGCTTTTGATTGACTTTTTGTCTGAAAAACAGATCATATCTTATTCAGCCTGTCTCTTTCAGTGGTTTATATATTACACTCTAGCCTCTTCAGAATTCTTCCTGTTGTCAGTCATGTCTTATGACagatatgtgtctatatgtaaaCCTCTGCAATATCCAACTATTATGAGAAAAACAACTGTTAAAATGTACCTGATTTTAGCTTGGATTCTGAGTGCTTGTCAGTTTTCAGTTGGACCGTTACTGATTGCTAATGAAAAATTGTGTTACTTTGTTCTAAAAGGAATAATTTGCAACAGCACAATTCAAAAACTTCACTGTGTGACTTCAACAGTGCTGAATATATACGGCTTGATTCTTTTTGTAGGATCCGTACATCTCCCTGTACTCTTCATACTTTTTACGTACACCAGGATATTTATAATAATCTATCGAAGTAGTAGAGAAGTCAGGAGAAAAGCTGCACAGACTTGTTTACCCCACCTGTTGGTTCTGATCAACTTTTCCTGTTTGAGTGCATATGATGTACTTCTAGCTCGACTGGAAACAAATGTTTCCAAAACTGTCCGTTTAATAATGTCTTTACAAATGATTTTGTATCATCCTCTCTTTAATCCGATCATATATGgattgaaaatgaaagaaatttaTAAACACCTGAAGAGATTTTTCCGTCAAGACAAATTAAACTAA